DNA from Massilia sp. KIM:
GATGTCAGGCTTGCACCATCAATAAAGATCCATGGGGTTCCTGAGCCTGCGCCGGCTGCGCAACGATCCGCTTTTGCAGGACGACGACTTCCGCCGTTTCTGGGTGAGTTGCACGCTCAACCAGTTCGGCGGCCAGATCACGGCCCTGGCCCTGCCCCTGTGCGCGGTCCTGCTGCTGCACGCCACCCCGGCGCAAATGGGCATGCTGGCCGCCCTGCAATCCCTCCCCTTCGCCATCTTCGGTCTGCCGGCCGGGGTGCTGCTGGACCGCTGCCGCCGCCTGCCCATCCTGCGCCTGTCGCAGTTCGTGCAGGGCATGGTGCTGGCCTCGGTGCCGCTGGCCTACTGGCTCGGGTGGCTGAGCATGGGCTGGATCTACTTCGTCGGCTTCGTGATCGGCACCGGCATCGTGGTCGGCGGCAGCGCGGAGCAGGTCTACACCACCTTCCTGGTGGGCCGCGAGCGCCTGATCGACGCCCAGACCCGGCTGACCGCGGTCGAATCGGCGGCCAAGCTGGTCGGCCCCGGCCTGGCCGGGGTGCTGGTGCAGCTGCTCACCGCGCCCTTCGCGATCGCCGCGGAAGCCGCGACCTTCCTGTTCTCGGTGCTGAACCTGGGCCGCATCCGCGCCGTGGAACCGCAGCCCGCGCCGCCCAAGGCCCATCCGCTGCGCGAGATGGTCGACGGCCTGAAGTTCGTCTGGCGCCATCCGCTGCTGCGCCAGCTCGCCTGGGCGGCCGGCGTCTGGCACCTGCTCTATTACGGCTACACCGCGTTGCAGGTGCTGTACGCCACCCGCGTGCTGGGCATGCCGCCGGGGGTGCTGGGCGTGGCCCAGATGCTGGGCGGGGTCGGCATCCTGGTCGCGACCATGAGCATGAAGCGGATGACGGCGCGCCTGGGCACCGGCAACGTGATCGTGCTGGGCGCGGCGCTGACGGCCGTCACCTTCGCCCTGCTGCCCCTGCTGCCGCGCGACTGGCTGGGCATGCCGCTGCTGACCGCCGTCAGCTACGGGCTGCTGGTGTTCCTGTTCGACGTGGGCGCGATGTACTTCTTCATCCCCTACATCACCCTGCGCCAGCGCGTGACGCCGGACGAGTTTTTGGGCCGCATGGTGTCGACCATGCGCTTCCTGACGGTGGCGACCGCGCCGCTGGGCGCCCTGGCCGCCGGCGCGGTGGCCGAGGCCTACAGCGTGCGCATCTCGCTGGGCGGGATCGGCATCGGCGCGATCGCCCTGACCGTCTGGATGGTGGCCTACACGACCCTGCGCCAGGCGCGCGACTGAGCAGGCGTCACTGAGCCGGGCGCGGCACCAGCACCCACAACTGGCCCGGCTGCTTCATCAGGCCGGCGTTGTCCACGGCCTCCGGCCCGAAGCCGTAGAAGAAATCGGCCCGCACCGCGCCGCGGATCGCGCCGCCGGTATCCTGCGCCATCACCAGGCGCTGAAGCGGCGCGCCATCCTTCGGGAAGGTGGTCGAGATCCAGATCGGCGCGCCCAGCGGCAGGATGGAGCGGTCGGTGGCCACCGAGCGGCCCGGCGTCAGCGGCACGTTGAGCGAGCCGCGCGGACCGACGTTGGGGTCGCTCACCTTCTCTTCGCGGAAGAAGATATAGCTCGGGTTGACGTTGAAGAGCTCCTGGCGGCGCGCCGG
Protein-coding regions in this window:
- a CDS encoding MFS transporter; translation: MGFLSLRRLRNDPLLQDDDFRRFWVSCTLNQFGGQITALALPLCAVLLLHATPAQMGMLAALQSLPFAIFGLPAGVLLDRCRRLPILRLSQFVQGMVLASVPLAYWLGWLSMGWIYFVGFVIGTGIVVGGSAEQVYTTFLVGRERLIDAQTRLTAVESAAKLVGPGLAGVLVQLLTAPFAIAAEAATFLFSVLNLGRIRAVEPQPAPPKAHPLREMVDGLKFVWRHPLLRQLAWAAGVWHLLYYGYTALQVLYATRVLGMPPGVLGVAQMLGGVGILVATMSMKRMTARLGTGNVIVLGAALTAVTFALLPLLPRDWLGMPLLTAVSYGLLVFLFDVGAMYFFIPYITLRQRVTPDEFLGRMVSTMRFLTVATAPLGALAAGAVAEAYSVRISLGGIGIGAIALTVWMVAYTTLRQARD